The bacterium genome includes a window with the following:
- a CDS encoding metallopeptidase TldD-related protein produces the protein MNFKNRRMLKIAAALLTLCALGRASENIVLKTLTQELNRSFNTMHKQKPIPMYFLQYEVWDQHQVSIVASLGAIYSDTDEKNRFLDIDVRVGSAKLDNTHEIRGGGFDYSDWMSSEVEVCVDDDPDALRSTLWIETDKRFKSAQEKYIKVQSERQVKVAESDTSADFSASKPIVFVDGQPAALVLDTEPWRSELKRLSSRFKEHAWIYDSQISLRALAQNKYTVNTDGTRILDKYFRYYVRVSASTMADDGMELYLAESFYATDLDALPAEEIILAKIDTLIMNLSALKNAPLVEPYSGPAILMNRACGVFFHEIFGHRIEGHRQKSEYEGQTFTKKINERIMPEFISIVDDPTMTVFGNQDLNGHYNYDDEGVAAQKAVIVEKGVLKGFLTSRSPIANFPMSNGHGRRSYGRRVVSRQGVLYTQSDNKVPFVQLRENLIEECKKQNKPYGLIFYDISGGYTMTGRESAQTFKVIPLLVKRVYVDGRPDEVVRGVDIVGTPLLSLSKIILTGDDYGIFNGTCGAESGWVPVSSISPSILVSEIEIEKKAKGQDKPPILPAPTGQPQEELP, from the coding sequence ATGAACTTTAAGAACCGCAGGATGCTGAAAATCGCGGCCGCGCTCCTCACGCTTTGCGCGCTGGGCCGCGCCAGTGAAAACATCGTCCTGAAGACGCTGACACAGGAGCTTAACCGTTCGTTCAATACGATGCACAAGCAGAAACCAATCCCCATGTATTTCCTGCAGTACGAGGTCTGGGATCAGCACCAGGTCAGCATCGTGGCATCGTTGGGCGCCATTTATTCTGACACCGACGAAAAAAACCGCTTTCTCGATATCGACGTCCGCGTGGGTTCGGCAAAACTGGACAATACCCACGAGATCAGAGGCGGCGGGTTTGATTATTCCGACTGGATGTCTTCCGAGGTCGAGGTGTGCGTGGATGACGATCCCGACGCCCTGCGGTCGACGCTCTGGATAGAGACCGACAAGCGCTTCAAATCCGCCCAGGAAAAATACATCAAGGTGCAAAGCGAACGCCAGGTAAAAGTCGCGGAATCCGATACGTCGGCTGATTTTTCCGCATCAAAGCCGATAGTTTTTGTTGATGGACAGCCAGCAGCGCTGGTGCTGGATACTGAACCCTGGCGCTCTGAGCTCAAGCGGCTGTCATCCCGGTTCAAGGAGCATGCGTGGATCTACGACTCGCAGATCTCGCTCCGGGCATTAGCGCAGAACAAGTATACTGTCAATACCGACGGAACAAGGATACTTGATAAATACTTCCGCTACTATGTCAGGGTTTCGGCGTCGACCATGGCCGACGATGGGATGGAGCTGTATCTGGCCGAGTCCTTCTATGCCACTGACCTTGACGCCCTGCCCGCAGAGGAGATCATACTGGCCAAGATCGATACCTTGATAATGAACCTGTCGGCGCTCAAGAATGCGCCCCTGGTCGAGCCCTATTCGGGTCCAGCCATTCTCATGAACCGCGCCTGCGGCGTGTTTTTCCATGAAATTTTCGGGCACCGCATTGAAGGACACCGGCAGAAAAGCGAGTATGAAGGGCAGACGTTCACCAAGAAGATCAATGAGCGGATCATGCCTGAATTCATATCCATCGTTGATGACCCGACCATGACCGTGTTCGGTAACCAGGACCTGAACGGCCATTACAACTATGATGACGAAGGCGTTGCGGCCCAGAAGGCTGTAATCGTGGAAAAGGGAGTGCTCAAGGGGTTCTTGACCAGCCGTTCGCCGATCGCCAACTTTCCCATGTCCAATGGTCACGGCCGGAGGTCATACGGACGCCGCGTCGTATCCCGGCAGGGTGTGCTGTACACGCAGTCGGATAACAAGGTTCCTTTTGTCCAGCTCAGGGAAAATCTTATCGAGGAGTGCAAAAAACAGAATAAACCATACGGTCTCATTTTTTACGATATTTCCGGCGGATACACGATGACCGGCCGGGAATCGGCGCAAACGTTCAAGGTCATTCCCCTACTGGTCAAACGGGTCTATGTTGACGGCCGGCCCGATGAGGTTGTAAGGGGCGTCGACATTGTGGGAACGCCGCTGCTTTCCCTGTCCAAGATCATTCTAACTGGTGACGATTACGGCATTTTCAACGGCACCTGCGGCGCGGAATCGGGTTGGGTGCCCGTATCATCGATCTCGCCGTCGATCCTGGTCTCGGAGATCGAGATCGAAAAGAAAGCCAAGGGACAGGATAAACCGCCGATCCTGCCGGCGCCGACCGGTCAACCGCAAGAGGAGCTGCCATGA
- a CDS encoding SDR family oxidoreductase, producing MKINLHGQTILVTGASGGIGESVARCLADYGATIAVHCHKNIQNAKKVARALGHDATVFQADLSEPSKCTALFRSVVRKYKRVHALVNNAGIYESSPLSRDRRQWIKDWQRTIETNLTSTGILCREAVLHFKKTGGGRIVNIASRAAFRGDDKDHWAYAASKAGMVALNRTVARAYGKENIYSFVVAPGYVWTPMTEDYFRKNEKKFVATEIAMNRVAMPHDVAPTVVFLLSGLMDHATGNTVDINSGSYVR from the coding sequence ATGAAAATAAACCTTCATGGACAAACGATCCTGGTGACCGGCGCCTCGGGTGGCATCGGCGAATCCGTAGCGCGGTGCCTGGCAGATTACGGTGCGACGATCGCTGTCCACTGCCATAAGAATATCCAAAACGCAAAAAAAGTGGCGCGCGCGTTGGGTCATGACGCGACCGTGTTCCAGGCGGACCTCTCAGAGCCTTCAAAATGCACTGCCTTGTTTCGATCGGTCGTAAGAAAATACAAGCGGGTCCACGCGCTGGTCAATAATGCCGGTATCTATGAGTCATCGCCCTTGTCTCGCGATCGCCGTCAATGGATCAAAGATTGGCAGAGAACGATCGAGACGAACCTGACCTCGACCGGCATCCTGTGCCGTGAGGCAGTGCTTCATTTCAAGAAAACAGGCGGCGGACGGATCGTGAATATCGCTTCGCGCGCGGCTTTTCGGGGTGATGACAAGGATCACTGGGCATACGCCGCATCCAAGGCCGGCATGGTTGCTTTGAACCGGACCGTTGCGCGGGCGTATGGCAAGGAAAATATCTATTCGTTCGTGGTGGCTCCGGGTTATGTCTGGACACCGATGACCGAAGATTATTTTAGAAAAAACGAAAAAAAATTCGTTGCCACCGAGATCGCAATGAACCGGGTGGCAATGCCGCATGATGTCGCGCCGACCGTCGTATTCCTGCTGAGCGGTCTGATGGATCATGCAACGGGAAACACGGTCGACATCAATTCCGGCAGTTACGTGCGATAG
- a CDS encoding HAD family hydrolase codes for MIKAIVFDLDGTLYSSPQVLKCFAEAAYYTYAKNKKVDYETAKQLIEERRAELKKQTGHAVPYTRALISYGIPISVWHQENSAYFDAGEYIHEDPKLKQALKQMKAKYKLAVLTNNNQVQAERILIALGVFALFDQVFTYNSFEMLKPDLELFKKIIDTMGIIPEECLVIGDRLDVDLEPAQALGMKTLAVMGPEDIYKLKL; via the coding sequence ATGATCAAAGCGATCGTCTTTGACCTTGACGGCACGCTGTACAGCAGCCCGCAGGTGCTAAAATGCTTTGCCGAAGCCGCGTATTACACGTATGCCAAGAACAAGAAGGTCGATTATGAAACGGCAAAACAGCTGATCGAAGAACGCCGCGCCGAACTGAAGAAGCAAACCGGACATGCGGTGCCGTATACGCGGGCACTGATCTCATACGGCATACCGATCAGTGTCTGGCATCAGGAAAACAGCGCCTATTTTGACGCCGGCGAATACATTCACGAAGACCCCAAATTGAAGCAGGCCCTTAAACAGATGAAAGCGAAATATAAACTGGCGGTTCTGACCAATAACAATCAGGTTCAGGCCGAACGCATACTGATCGCCCTGGGTGTTTTCGCGCTGTTCGATCAGGTGTTCACATACAACAGCTTTGAAATGCTCAAGCCTGATCTGGAGCTCTTCAAGAAGATCATCGATACCATGGGTATCATCCCGGAAGAATGCCTGGTCATCGGCGACCGCTTAGACGTCGACCTGGAACCGGCCCAGGCGCTGGGTATGAAAACCCTGGCGGTCATGGGACCCGAGGATATCTACAAACTGAAGCTTTAG
- a CDS encoding DedA family protein, translating to MIKNIINFILHVDTYLLTLIQTYGNYVYVILFLVIFMETGLVLTPFLPGDSLLFIAGTFAAAGVLNVYVLFFILALAAVLGDTVNYWIGHFFGEKVFSRFIKREHLDRTKSFFDRYGKKTIVIARFVPFVRTFAPFVAGVGRMNYFAFISYNVIGGVAWVALFVFAGFFFGNIPFVKNNLKFFVIAIILISLIPMLTEYIKHKRKKTAPDKVTP from the coding sequence ATGATAAAAAACATCATCAATTTCATCCTGCACGTCGATACTTATCTCCTGACGCTTATTCAGACCTATGGCAACTACGTTTATGTCATCTTATTCCTTGTCATCTTCATGGAGACGGGATTGGTGCTGACTCCGTTCCTGCCCGGAGATTCGCTGCTTTTCATCGCCGGTACTTTTGCCGCCGCCGGCGTTCTGAACGTGTACGTGCTGTTCTTTATTCTCGCCCTGGCCGCAGTCCTCGGCGACACGGTTAATTACTGGATCGGACACTTTTTCGGCGAAAAGGTCTTTTCCCGCTTTATCAAGCGCGAACACCTGGACAGGACAAAGTCGTTTTTTGACCGCTACGGCAAAAAGACCATCGTGATCGCCCGGTTCGTGCCGTTCGTCCGCACTTTCGCGCCGTTCGTGGCCGGGGTCGGGAGGATGAACTACTTTGCGTTCATCAGTTATAACGTCATCGGCGGCGTGGCCTGGGTGGCATTGTTCGTCTTTGCCGGGTTTTTCTTCGGCAACATACCGTTTGTAAAAAATAACCTGAAATTCTTCGTGATCGCGATCATCCTCATTTCCCTGATCCCCATGCTGACGGAATATATCAAACATAAAAGAAAAAAGACGGCACCGGATAAAGTGACCCCATGA
- a CDS encoding flavodoxin domain-containing protein, with product MKILIVYDSVYGNTEKIARAMGDALGKGFEKDVELERAANWAREIVKAAG from the coding sequence ATGAAAATACTGATCGTTTATGATTCGGTTTACGGCAACACGGAGAAAATCGCCCGGGCGATGGGTGATGCTCTGGGCAAGGGTTTTGAAAAGGATGTGGAGCTGGAGCGCGCTGCCAACTGGGCAAGAGAAATTGTTAAAGCGGCAGGATAA